The Niveibacterium umoris genome includes the window ACGAATTCGCCGCGCAGCGCGTTGAGCATGCGGAAGCCGTAAAAGGTGGGGCGCGGTGCGCCGGCAGTGTCGAGCAGGCCATGATTCACCACCCCCTGATAGGCAAAGTAGTGCGCCACCTCGGCGCCGCCCTTGGCCAGACGCAGCGCGGTTTCCACCGCCCACAGCGCACCCGGCATGTCGCTCAGAAAGGTCGGCCGGTCGGTGCGCCACGACAGCCCGAATTCGGTGACGCCGAAGCCGATCTTGCGGGTGTGACCGCGCGGGTTGCGCGCCGGGTCGGCCCACAGTTCGCGGTAGTAACGAAGCTCGCTGTCCGCGTTGCGCACCGTTGCAAGCGCGTCGTCGGTGCGCCCGTTGCCTTCCGTGGGGTAGATGTGCCAGGTGAGCAGGTCGACCACATCACCGCATTCGTGAACGAAACGTTCGGCAAAAGTGGTGGCGGCGGGCACCGCGCCCGATACCGCCGGTCCGGCGATGCGCGCCGCCGGGTCGACCGCGCGGATCGCCGCCGCCTGCGCGCGAAACACGTCGCAGTAGCGTTCCGCCGTCCAGCTGGGGTCGCCGCGGGTAACCGCGAAGAGGTCGGGTTCGTTACCGATCTCCCAGTATTTCACCCGCAGGCCGCGTGCCTGCGCCATGCGCACCGCGGCGGCGGCATCTTCCGGGCGATTGGCCGCCGGTGCCTCACTCGGCTTGGCCTGGAACACGCGGGTCTGCACCATCAAGGGAATGGGATGCGGCTGTTTGAGCAGACCCAGCAGCGATACCAGAGTGTTGAGCGAGTGCTCGCTCAAGTCGGTTTCGTCGCCGACATTGCCACCGGGGAAGCGCAGCGCGGCCGGGGGCGCTTCGCGCCCCATCTCTTCGCCGTACTCGGCCATCTGCATCCAGTTGCCGAAGTTGTAGCCCGCGGTGACGTCACGATTGACCGCCATCAGCGGCGTGTCGGGCGCGATGTGGATGGCCACCGGCGCGGCGAGCACACAAAGCGGCAGGGCGGCGGCGAATGCCACCAGCCTGTGAAATTTTCTGGGCGCGCTCATTGGGCCTCCCGTTGATAGACCCGCACGTAGTCGATTTCCATATTCGCCGGAAAGGCGGCGTCGTCGATGCCCTTGAGCCCGCCCCATGTTCCGCCCACCGCCATGTTCAGCAGCAGGTACTGAGGTTTGTCGAAGGGCCAGGTGGCGCGGTCGCCGGTGCCGTCGTTGCGGAACTGGAAGTAGGCGCGGTCGTCGACGCCGATCGTGATGCGCTGCGGCGTCCACAGCAGCTGGTAGCGGTGGAAGGCGTCGCAGGCGTCGGCGAACCGCGTCTGCGCGGTCTTGTGGGTGCCGATGCTGTGGTAGCAGGCCTTGGTGTGAACCGACCCATGCACCACACCCGGCTCGTAGCCGACATGTTCCATGATGTCGATCTCGCCATCGTCCGGCCACTGGGTCGCGGGCGGCGCCGACAGCATCCAGATTGCCGGCCAGGTGCCGCGGCCGCACGCGAGCTTGGCGCGCACCTCGAAGAAGCCGTAAGTCCACTTGCCCGCGTTGCGCGACAGCAGCCGCGCCGCCGTGTAGGCCTGACCCCCGTAGTCGGGGAAGCTCGCGGGGTCGAGCGTTTCGCGATGCGCCTCGATCACCAGCCGGCCGCCTTCCACCCGAGCGTTGCGGGCGCGTTCTGCCGCGTAATACTGGCGTTCGTCGTTGTACCAGCCGAGCTTGTTGCGGTGGGTGTCGTAGCCCCATTTGGCGGGGTCGGGCAGGCCATCCGTGTTGAACTCGTCGGACCATACCAGCGCGTAGCCCGCGGGCAGGCCGCCCGCCTCGTCGATGGCCGGGCTGCCGGGGTCGGCCGCTGGCGCTTCGGCGTGCGGGCCGCCGCAGGCGGTGCATAGCAGCGTCAGAAGCAGCAAAGGGGTGCGACACATCGCGATCGTCTCCGGTGCGGCCGGTGCGAGCGCCCGGCCTTCTTGTGTTGGACGATGCTATGCCCGGCAGGCGACCTGTGCACTGTTGCAGAGCGTCGTACGCCTGCCCGATCTTGCGATATTGTTGCGGTCTTCCTTCTTCGAGTGACCGTTACACGCCGTGAGCACCGCCTGCACCGACAACCTTCCAGCCGCCGATTCGCTCGCGCGGCGTATGAACCGGGTGCTCGATTTCATCGAAAGCGGACTGGGCGGAAACCTGTCGCTCGCAACGCTCGCTGAGATCGCCGCCTACTCGCCCTGTCACTTCCAGCGCGTCTTCCAGGGGTGGACCGGCGAGTCGCCAAACGCTTATGTGCGCCGCAGGCGCTTGGAGAACGGCGCCAGCCGCCTGCGTTACGACCGCAGCGCGACGGTCGGTGATATCGCGCTCGGGGTCGGCTTCGCCACTGCAGAATCTTTCGCCCATGCCTTCCGCAAGCATTTCGGCATGTCGGCCAGCGCGTGGCGCGCTTTGCGTGAGGACGATGCCCTCCTGAACAGTGAGCCGCGGGATCGCCTGCCGACCTTGCTCGTGCGTGAGTTTGCACCGATCGACATTGCCTACGTTCGCGTCACCGGTGCCTACGACGCGGTGATCGAGCCGGCCTGGCGGCGTTTTATGGTGTGGGTTGAAGCTGCGGGGCTGGGCGGCCAACCGCTGATCGGAATCGGCGTCGACGACCCCGGCATCTCTCCGTCCAACCGTTGCCGTTACGACCTGTGCGTGGTGCTGCCGCCCGGCTGGCGCGAGGGGAGCGCGCGCGTCGCACGGCGCCGTCTGCTGGGTGGCCTGTACGCCTGCAGCCCTTTCGACGGACCGCGCTCGGCGCTCGGCGCACATTGGGGGCGCCTGCTGGTGCATTGGCTGCCGGCAAGTGGCCTGCGGCTCGGAGACGGGCACTTCCTTGAGGTGATCAGCCCCGACGCGCGCCCCGACGATCCGGCACGACTCGCCTGCGAACTGCGTATGCCGGTTCAGCGCTGAGGGCTCATTCGATGCTCCTCCTTCTGACGGGGGCGGGGCACCCTATGACGATCGGCGGATACAGCCCACGGAGTAGCGCGTCGACAGGCGCGCTTACGGGCGCATCAATCCTTGGTAAGGCGGTGCTGGGGCGTACCGGATTGCCGCAAACGCCTCAGGCGCATTGCGGCGCGGCGTTCGGTTTTCCACGTGGCGATTCCGTCTTGCCCATGCCGTGCGGATGTGCATATCAATCGCGGTGCGCCGATCGGTATGCTTGAGACAGACGGGCGATCGGCCAGTCTTCACAGCTGTCATATGCCTTTCCAATGACTGGAAAACGGAGTGCAAGGATTGGACGCAAACATATACGCACCGCCCAAAGCCGCTGTGGTCGAGCCCGATAGCGCAATCGAGGCGCGTCACCCCTTCTATGTCGTATCGACCCGCAAGTTCACGACACTCTTTCTGGCGACCTTGGGCATCTACGTTGTGTTCTGGTTCTACCTCAATTGGCGACGCTACAAAACGGCCACTGGCGCGTCGGTATTGCCGGCCGTGCGCGCGGTATTCAGCGTCTTCTTTGTCCACGCGCTCTTTCGCGCGGTCGACGAAACGGCGGCGGAACGCGGCGTAGCGCACCGCTGGCCACGCCAGGCCATCGCCACGCAGATGGTGGTTTTCCTGATCCTTGCCAACATGATGGACCGCATGAGCGCCAAGGGGCTATGGGCGCCGTATGCCGATCTGCTCTCGTTCGTGTGCATCCCCGTTATTGCCTTGCTCGGTGTGCAGGCGCAGGGGGCGATCAACGCAGCGTGCGGCGATCCGGCTGGGCGATCGAACAGCACCTTCAGCAAAGCCAACATTTTCTGGATCGTGCTTGGCGGATTGCTGTGGGTTCTCGCAATCATCGGTTTGGTCGAGGTTGTGATGCACTGAGTGCGATGCCGGGGGAGCCTGCGGATTCTCTGTGAACGCATGCTCTTTGAAGAGCGCGCGGATTGCTCTGCGGGTTTCTCGACCCATAATGAAACAAACAATACTGCTTTGCGCCCGACAGAGATGCAGGCGGCAAGCTGGTAGCCGGTTTTCCGGTGCCGGGCGGCCTTCTTCCGGGGGGATGTCATGGGCAAATGCAAAGTAAGCGTTGAGGCCGGATCGAACGGGCGTGTGGCCTTTGCGGGGCGCGACGAGAAGGGGCGCCAGGTTGAAGACGAATTCGAGGCCGGCACCGACGTCGAGGTCGCGATGTTCCCGGACCCAAACTGCACTGTGTCCGGCTGGTACTACAACGGGCAAATGGTCGACAGTCCGGGGCGCGGGCCCGACGTCGACGGCAAGACACTCACCTGCCGCATCAACGGCATCGCGCGAAGCACCCATGTCAATGTGACCTTCGCGCCGCTCACGTACACGGTGCAGACGATGCCGAACAGCCTGGCGCCCGATCCGCACGGCACGCTGAGCCCGGCTTCAGGTGCAAAGCCTCTGGTGGTGTCGTGGGCGTCGGGCCAGACCTTCAAGGCAAGCGCTGCCAGCGGCTACCGCGTCGGGCACTGGAAATTCGACGGAAAAACCGTGCAGGAAGGCAAGGACAGCTTTTCGCTCAAGGGCGTGTTCGACTGCCGCCTGCATGCGCTTGAAGTGGTGTTCGTGGCGCAGGACTTCCAGATCAAACCGAGCGCCGGCAAGCATGGCAAGGTCGACCCTTCAGAACCGTTCCGCATCGCCCTTGGGGGCCAGCAGCTATTCACTGCGCTGCCCGATGCAGGCTATCAAGTGAACGAGTGGCTGCTCGATGGCAAACCGGTGCAACTCGAAGACGGGGCCGACGGCACCTTCTATTCGCTTGAAGACATCGCCGCAAACCATGCCGTCAAAGTCAATTTCAAGCGGCGTGCACGTGGCGAACTGCGCGCTGCCGTGGCGACGCTGACCGCGGTCACCGCCGGCAAAGTGAAGCTCATCGCCTATCCGGTGGCGACGGACACTGCTTACGAGGTGCCGCTTTACGTGCTGCGCCTCGATGGTAGTGCGGAAGACGGCAGCCGGGTCTCGCGTGAATTCAAGGTGGCGCGTTTCGGTGTGGCGTTCAAGGAGACGGATGCGGCGCCCTATGTCTACGGGCTGCGTGCGGGTACCTATGTCACCAAGGAGTGGATTCCCAACTATGCCAGCCTCGGCGCCTGGCGGGTTTCCGGCAAACACTGGATGCATGCGGCACGGGCCAACCCGGCGGAGGCGACATGCCTTGCTGGCTGCATCGGCGTGTACGGGCCGGGCACCTTGAATCCCTTCAACGAAGCGCTTTGCGCAATGATGAATGCCGATAACGACGATGCCGGGCGGGCAGCCATCGCGAAGTCCGGAAAATTCAGCGTGGTCATTGATCCGGCACCAAAGCCGCCCCTCAAGCCCTGGAAAGCGTGACGCCCTGAGGGCCGCACGGCCTTCTGGGCGGAGCTTGAATCGCGGATGATGCGTGGGGGGCGCCGGGGCTCTGCGCGGGCCGGCTCAGGCGTCGGGTGACAGAGCCGACATGAGCAATGCGACGACGCCACCCGCCTGACGGGCCGGTGCGTGCAGCGTGACGCACACGCCGTTGCCGAATGCGAGGCGCAACACGACGTCGCCCTTGTTCGCGGGTGCCGGCGCGTGCAGCGTAATCCCGTGGTGGCGCAGCAGGTAAGTCGCGATCTTGCCATGCGGCGACTTGCCCTTCTGTTGCTTCTCCTTGCCCGCTGGCGGGTCGGTAATCACGCACAGGCAGGTATCGGTCACTGCCACGACCCCGGCCGGGGCGGCGGGCTTCATGAACAGCAGCCGCGCGAACGGCGAAACTTCGCTGCTCCAGCTGTACAAGTCGCGGAGTGCAAACCCGGTTGGAATCTGCTCCTGCAGCGCGGTGCGGAACTTGAACGTCAAGCGCGCCTGTTCTGTTTCGATATCGTCGCGCAACGGGACCGCGGGGCGTGGCGGCGGCGCGCCTTTGAGGATGAGGAACAGCGCTTCGCGGAACAGATCGATCGACACCATGTTGAAGCCCACCGCGCAGCCCGCGGCGCCACCTACCGACTCGATCCGCAACTGCCCGCCGAGCAGGATCATTGTCAGCTCGATGACCGCTGCGGCGGTGAAGGGGGCGGTGCTTGTCACGGTGCCAGTGGCCGTCTTGGCGACCAGAATCCAGCGCGTGCTCGTCAAGGCGAACACATTCTCCGGACTGCTCTGCCCTACGGTGGCAAAGGCGGGCGAGTGGATGATCAGTTGCACGTCCTCTGCGTCGTCGCCAAGCGCCTGCTTGAGCGCAGTGGCGAGCGCTTCGGGCAGCTCGTCCGGCGAGCCGACACTCTCCGAAAACGGAAGGGCGCGACCCACGTTGGCGGCCTGACGGCCAAAGGCGGACACACGGGCGACATCAGTCATGGATGGGGGCTGCTTTCATTTACGCGGTGTTTGGCCGCTGCCGGTCGGACGGCACGGCGCTGATCGACCGCTCTGGCGGCGGCTCGGTGTGCCCGGCAGCGTACCAAGCGCGCCGAGCTTCGGCTGTCGCGGTGGTGAGCGCGAGTTGAGCGGGCTCAAGTCGCCGTGTCGGCAGTTGCGTAGTGCGGGTTAGCCGCATCCACGACTCGCGCCGCGCCGGCGGTGGTCTGGCGTAGGTTGATAAAGCCAACCCGCCCTCGGCTTGGGCCTGCGATTTGCGCTGCTGGTTTGTGCCGGCCTTCGCGCTCAAGCCGGGTCCCGCCCCGGCGGGCGGGGTACTTTCTTTGTGCGAACAAAGAAAGTACCCAAAGAAAGTCGCCCCGCTTCAACGCCCCGACTTTGTCGGGGTGCCCTGCGCTGCTCGGAACGCCGGGGGCCTGCGGAACTCGCCCTCGCTGCGCTCGGAGCTCGGACAGTCCTCGGCCCCGCCGTGCTGCGCACGTCGGAACCCGGCGCCCCTGTGCTGCTCGGCGTTTCAGAGGGGGAAGGAAATGCGTCGACGTTTGACCGTTGGTGCCCAGGCTCTGAAGACCCGACGGGCCGTGAAGTCGCGATGGTTTTGACCTTGGATCCCGTCGAGAGCGCCGAGTGGCGCAGCGGGGTCGGGGCATCGGCGCGTAGCGCCGACGGCGAGGACTGTCTGAGGCCCGTAGGGCCGAGTTCCGCAGCCGCCCGACTTCGCGAGCACGCGAGGGAAGTCAGGCGCAACGCGCCTGACCGCAAACGCCGGGCGGCACTCTTTGCTTACTTTCTGGTGCTGTTGCCAGAAAGTAAGACGCCCGCCGGGGGCGGGACCCCGGCCAACGCGGTTCGGCAAGGAGTTGGCGGCTGAAAATGACGTTTGGCTTCGCTGCGTCCAGCCGCAACCTGCGGCCTGCCGTCAGGAAGTTGGAAGGCCTAATGAGATAGGATGTTCGCGCCGTGTGGAGCCAAGCTATTCGGTTATTGAACAGGATTGCGTCCGGGATCAGGGATTATGGAGTTTGAACATGAGATTCTGCGATCTGGAAGCCGAGCAAGCGCACGATACGATTGAGCGGGATACGTCATCTTTGGGTGCGTGGTACCGCGATGTCCGCACCTGCGAGATTACGGACCTTTCGGAGTGGGATCTCTGTAGAGCTGTTCGGCAGCGGCTCTTTCTCAATCATGTCTTGCCAGTAGCGCTGGCGCTGACTGTCAGAGACGTCAACGCTGGCGGGGCATATGACGGGGAGTTGGTGCATGACCTGGCCTCGCTGGATGCTCAAGAGTTCGAACGTCTGGTTTGCGCCAAAGATTGGCTGCACGAACTAGAGCGAATAGAGGCAGAGTCGCTCGATATTGAGGTCCGCAAAAACCTGGATGACCTAATCAGGCTTCTACGTGAGTCCGCACAAGGGTACTGATTCAGGGCTGCTCCATTTGGTCCTTCATGGACCTAACATCCTCAAGATACGGTTGAGCCGATCGTCATCCCAAGTAGCCCGCTAGCCGTGGCTCGCTGTGAGAGATCAAGAAGAAGGGCCGCCCATCGGGCGGCCCTTCTGCGTCACTGCAACAGCCGAAGCACCCCGGCCATTACGCCGAATACTCCTCCATCGGCACACACGCGCAGAACAAATTCCGATCCCCATACACGTCATCGATGCGATTGACGCTCGGCCAGAACTTGTTCTCGGCAACGTAAGCCAGCGGGAACACTGCTTCTTCGCGTGAATAGACGCGCGTCCACTCCGCCACCATCACGTCTGCCTGCGTATGCGGCGCGTGCTTGAGCGGGTTGGCGTCAGCGGGCCACGTGCCTTGTTCGACCTTGCGGATCTCTTCGCGGATCTGCGTCATCGCGGCGATGAAGCGGTCCAACTCGCCCTTCGATTCCGACTCGGTCGGCTCGACCATGATCGTGCCGGCCACCGGGAAGGACATCGTGGGCGCGTGGAAACCGTAGTCCATCAGGCGCTTGGCGATGTCGACCTCGGTGATGCCGGTGGCAGCCTTGATCGGGCGGATGTCGAGGATGCACTCGTGCGCGACGCGGCCGTGCGTGCCGCGGTAGAGCACCGGGTAGTGCAGGCCGAGCTTGGCGGCGACGTAGTTGGCGTTGAGGATCGCGTACTCGGTCGCCTGCTTGAGGCCTTCGCCGCCCATCATCGTGATGTACATCCACGAGATGGTGAGGATGCTCGCCGAGCCGAACGGGGCGGCGCTGACCGCGCCCTGGCCGGCGTGTGACCGTGCGTCGGCGCCGGTGGGCTTCACGGCGTGGTCGGCCATGAAGGGGGCAAGGTGCGCCGCGAGGCCGATCGGGCCCATGCCGGGGCCGCCGCCGCCGTGCGGGATGCAGAAGGTCTTGTGCAGGTTCATGTGGCTGACGTCGGCGCCGATGGTGGCGGGCGAGGTGAGGCCGACCTGCGCGTTGAGGTTGGCGCCGTCCATGTAGACCTGGCCGCCGAAGGCGTGCACCGTGGCGCAGATGTCCTTCACCGCTTCCTCGAACACGCCGTGCGTCGAGGGGTAGGTGATCATCAGCGCGGCGAGGTTGTCCTTGTGCTGCTCCGCCTTGGCCTTGAGGTCCGCGACGTCGACGTTGCCGTTCTCGTCGCAGTCGACCACCACCACATCCAGCCCGCACATCTGCGCGGTAGCGGGGTTGGTGCCGTGGGCGGATTTCGGGATCAGGCAGATGTTGCGGTGCGCGTCGCCGCGCGACTCGTGGTAGCGGCGGATCGCGACGAGGCCGGCGTACTCACCCTGTGCGCCGGAGTTCGGCTGCATGCAGATCGCCGGGAAGCCGGTGACTGCGCGCAGGTAGTCGGCGAGGCCGTCGATCATCTCGAGGTAGCCCGCAGCCTGTTCGCGCGGCACGAAGGGGTGCACGTCGCCGAACTCCGGCCAGGTGACCGGGATCATTTCGCTGGTGGCGTTGAGCTTCATGGTGCAGGAGCCCAGCGAGATCATCGAGTGGTCGAGCGCGAGGTCGCGATTCTGCAGCTTCTTCAGATAGCGCAGCATCTCGTGCTCGGTGTGGTGGCTGTTGAACACCGGGTGCGTGAGGATCGCATCGGTGCGCAGCAGCGAAGCGGGCAGCGCAACGCTGGCTTCCAGCGCGGCCACGTCGGCCTTCACGCCGAAGAGGCCGAACAGCGCTACCACATCGTCACGCGTGGTCTTCTCATCGAAGGACACGCCCAGCGCGGTGTCCGACACATGGCGCAAGTTGTAGCCCGCGGCCACGGCGGCGGCGTGCAGCGCGGTGGTCTTGTCGCCGGTGTCGATGTCCAGCGTGTCGAAGAACTGCGCGGTGCGCAGCGTGTAGCCCGCGCCCTTCAGCCCGGCGGCGAAGATCGCGGCGAGCTTGTGGATGCGCGACGCAATCGTCTGCAGGCCCTTCGGGCCGTGATACACCGCGTACATGCCTGCCATGTTGGCCAGCAGCACCTGCGAGGTACAGATGTTGGAGTTGGCCTTCTCGCGGCGGATGTGCTGTTCGCGCGTCTGCAGCGCCATGCGCAGCGCCTTCTTGCCGCGCGCGTCGACCGACACGCCGATGATGCGGCCCGGCACCGAACGCTTGTGCTCGTCGCGGGTCGCGAAGAAGGCGGCATGCGGGCCGCCGAAGCCCATCGGCACACCGAAGCGCTGCGCCGAACCCAGCGCGATGTCCGCGCCCATCTCGCCCGGCGATTTGAGCAGCACCAGCGCCATCAGGTCCGACGCCACGGCCACCAAGGCGCCCTTGGCCTTCAGTGCGGTGATGGTGTCGGTCAGGTCGCGCACCGCGCCGGTCTTGTCCGGGTACTGCAGCAGCGCGCCGAACACGTCGGCCGAGGCGGCTTCCTCGGCGGTGCCGAAGACCAGATCCCAACCGAAGTACTTGGCGCGGGTCTTCACCACGTCGATGGTCTGCGGGAAGGCGGCGCTGTCGACGAAGAATGCGTTGGACTTGCTCTTCGAGGCGCGGCGCGCCATCGCCATGGCTTCGGCCGCGGCGGTGGCTTCATCGAGCAGCGAGGCGTTCGCCAGTTCCAGCCCGGTGAGGTCCATCACCATCTGCTGCCAGTTCAGCAGCGCTTCAAGGCGGCCCTGGGCGATCTCGGCCTGGTAGGGCGTGTAGGCGGTGTACCAGCCCGGGTTCTCCAGCACGTTGCGCAGGATGACCTTGGGCAGGATCGTGTCGTAGTAGCCCAGACCGATCAGCGAACGCTTCAGCACGTTCTTGCTGGCGATGGCCTTGAGCTTGGCAAGCGCTTCGTGCTCGGGCACCGCGGCGGCGATCGGCAGCGGTGCAGCCAGGCGGATGCCGGCAGGCACGGTCTCGGAAATCAGCGCGGCGAGCGACGCGGCGCCGATGTCGGCACACATCGCGGCGGTCTCGGCGGCATCGGGGCCGATGTGGCGGCCGATGAAGTCATCGCGCTGTTCAAGCGCGGAAAGCGGAAGGTTCAGCATGGTCTGGCTCTGTCAGGATGCGGTACAGGTCGGGGCAGAGGCGCGGTGTGTTGTTCTTTTGGGCGCCGGCAATCGGGGTAGATCGCGTGCTCAGAAACGAGGATTTGCGCGAAGCGATCGTCGCGAGCGACCCAAGCTCGGGCCGAGAAGCGCAGCCGTACTTGAGTACGGCGAGCATCGCAGGCCCGTGATTGGATCGCGCAGCAGATCGATACGCGTAAATCAGGCGTCGGCGATCTTGTCGTAGGCGGCCGCGTCGAGCAGCTTGGTGACGTCGTCCGCATTCACCGGCTTGAGCTTGAACAGCCACGCGGCATAGGCGTCGGCGTTTACCGATTCCGGTGCATCCACCGCAGCCTGGTTGGTTTCGATCACTTCACCCGCGATCGGGGCGTAGATGTCGGATGCGGCCTTCACCGACTCGACGATGGCGCAGTTCTCGCCGGCCTTCAGCGTGCGGCCGACATCCGGCAGCTCAAGAAAAACCACGTCGCCCAGTGCGTTCTGCGCGTGGTCGGTGATGCCGACGGTCACGGTGCCGTCCGGCTCCATGCGGACCCATTCGTGCGATTCGGTGTAGCGCAGGCTGGTCGGGGTGCTCATGTGTTCGCTCCTGTGAGTGAATTTCAGATGTTCAAAGCCAATCAAGTGTCGCCGCAGCCTTCATTCGCGCACCGGGATGAAGTCAAAACATCGCGATGCATCGCCCGAATCTGCCGGCAGTCGTGTCGCTCAGGACAGTACCTTGCCGTTGCGCACGAACGAGAGTTTGGTGACGCGCGCCTTCAGCAGCTTGCCGCGGATGTCGACCGCCACCGTGTCACCCAGTTGCACCGCAGCCGGGACGCGCGCGAACGCGATCGAGGCGTTCATCGACGGCGCAAACGAACCGCTGGTCGTCTCGCCCTCGCCATGCGGGGTGACGACGCGCATGTGGCCGCGCAGCACGCCGCGGTCTTCGAGCAACAGACCCACCAACTGCTTGCTGCGATCGTAGGCTTCGAGCGCGGCGCGGCCGATGAAGTTGCGACCCTCGGTGAAGTCCACCGTCCAGGCGAGGCCGGATTCGAGCGGATTCTTCGTCTCGTCCATGTCCGAGCCGTAGAGGTTCATACCGGCTTCCAGGCGCAGCGTGTCGCGCGCGCCCAGGCCGATCGGCTTCACGCCGGCCGCTTCCAGCGCCTTCCAGATCTCGGCTGCGCGTTGCGCCGGCACGATCAGCTCGAAGCCGTCTTCGCCGGTGTAGCCGGTGCGGCAGATCATCAGGTCGTTCCACTTGGCGGCCTGGAAGGGCTTTAGGCCTTCGCTGGCGGCTTGTGAGCCGGGCAGGGCGGCCCAAGCCTTGGCGCGGGCGTTCGGGCCTTGCACCGCGATCATCGCCAGGTCGCGGCGCGATTCGATGGTGACGTTGGCGCCCATCTTCGCCGCCTGCGTGCGCATCCACGCGATGTCCTTGTCGGCGGTGCCGGCGTTCACGACGATGCGGTAGTCGTCCGGCGCGAAGAAGTAGGTGATCAGGTCGTCGACCACGCCGCCATCGTCCTGCAGCATGCAGGAGTACAGCGCCTTGCCAGGCAGCGTGAGCTTGCCGATGTTGTTGGCGAGCAGCTTGCTGAGGAAGGCCTGCGCGCCGGCGCCGGAAACGTCCACCGGAAGCATGTGCGAGACGTCGAACATGCCGGCGTCGCGGCGCACCTGGTGATGCTCTTCGAGTTGGGAGCCGTAGTGGATCGGCATGTCCCAGCCTGCGAAGTCGACGATCTTCGCGCCCGCGGCGACATGGAGGTCAAAAAGAGGTGTCTGCTTGCCCAAGTGAGGCTCCCGGAGTGTTGGCAACTAAGGTGCCAAATAAGGTGGCAAATTCAGGTTAGTCCAAAAACGCAAAAGGGCCCGATACGCTGTGTTACGCGTATCGAGCCCCATCTGTCCTTGGTACCTGAGAGATTGCATACCGGCTCCGGTATGTCTGCCCCTTCGGTGGATGCGGTCAGGCCGCACCTGCTCTCCAGATTTTTCGGAGCCGCCTTGCGGCCTGCTCCACTGTTGTCCGGTCCCTTATACCTGAGCGATTCCGGGGTTACGCCTTCGGCGGCCTGCACAGGGCAGACGCTCTCCCGAACAACAGGGGCGCGACTCTACCGGAAGGGCGGGGGCGCGGCAACCTGCTGATAACATTTAGGCTTTCCGCGCCCGGAGGCCGCCATGTCTGTGCCCGAAACCGCCTGGACGGCGCGCCGCGAATCCGTCAGCGAGTGGCTGGACGTGCGCGGCTTGCGCCTGCACGTGCGGCGCTGGCCCAACCAGGGGGCGCCCAAGCTTTTCCTGCTGCATGGCTGGATGGATGTGTCGGCCTCGTTCCAGTTCGTCGTCGATGCCTTGCGTGACGATTGGGACGTGATCGCGCCCGATCTGCGTGGATTTGGCGAGAGCGAATGGAGCCCGGATAGCTACATCTTCGCCCACTACCTCGCTGACCTCGATGCCTTGCTCGAAGCGTATTCGCCGGACGAGCCGGCGCGCCTCGTCGGGCACAGCCTCGGCGGCAATCTGGTCTGCCTGTACGGCGGCGTGCGGCCGGCGCGGGTGCGCGCGCTGGCGACGCTGGATGCTTTCGGTTTGCGTGACGCCGCGCCGGACGAAGCGCCGGGGCGGCTGGAAAAATGGCTGCAGCAACTGCGCACGCCCGAGCAGTTCCGCAGCTACCCCGACTTCAGCGGCCTCGCCCGCCAGCTGCGGCTGGAAAATCCGCGCCTCACCCCGCCGCGCGCTGAATTCCTCGCCCATCACATCGGCGAGGAAGATGGCTTGGGCGGCGTGATACGGGCCGCCGATCCGGCGCACAAGCATGTCAGCCCGGCGCTGTACCGCTTCGCTGAAGTGGCGGCGGTGTGGCAGCGGGTGTCGGCGCCTGTGCTCGCAG containing:
- a CDS encoding alpha/beta fold hydrolase is translated as MSVPETAWTARRESVSEWLDVRGLRLHVRRWPNQGAPKLFLLHGWMDVSASFQFVVDALRDDWDVIAPDLRGFGESEWSPDSYIFAHYLADLDALLEAYSPDEPARLVGHSLGGNLVCLYGGVRPARVRALATLDAFGLRDAAPDEAPGRLEKWLQQLRTPEQFRSYPDFSGLARQLRLENPRLTPPRAEFLAHHIGEEDGLGGVIRAADPAHKHVSPALYRFAEVAAVWQRVSAPVLAVLADDSVLLERLGLARDEVTARLTMFRDLRVETIRESGHNLHLEQPDELARVVEEFFRAH
- the gcvH gene encoding glycine cleavage system protein GcvH gives rise to the protein MSTPTSLRYTESHEWVRMEPDGTVTVGITDHAQNALGDVVFLELPDVGRTLKAGENCAIVESVKAASDIYAPIAGEVIETNQAAVDAPESVNADAYAAWLFKLKPVNADDVTKLLDAAAYDKIADA
- the gcvT gene encoding glycine cleavage system aminomethyltransferase GcvT is translated as MGKQTPLFDLHVAAGAKIVDFAGWDMPIHYGSQLEEHHQVRRDAGMFDVSHMLPVDVSGAGAQAFLSKLLANNIGKLTLPGKALYSCMLQDDGGVVDDLITYFFAPDDYRIVVNAGTADKDIAWMRTQAAKMGANVTIESRRDLAMIAVQGPNARAKAWAALPGSQAASEGLKPFQAAKWNDLMICRTGYTGEDGFELIVPAQRAAEIWKALEAAGVKPIGLGARDTLRLEAGMNLYGSDMDETKNPLESGLAWTVDFTEGRNFIGRAALEAYDRSKQLVGLLLEDRGVLRGHMRVVTPHGEGETTSGSFAPSMNASIAFARVPAAVQLGDTVAVDIRGKLLKARVTKLSFVRNGKVLS